The Arachis duranensis cultivar V14167 chromosome 2, aradu.V14167.gnm2.J7QH, whole genome shotgun sequence genome has a window encoding:
- the LOC107473691 gene encoding LOW QUALITY PROTEIN: AUGMIN subunit 5-like (The sequence of the model RefSeq protein was modified relative to this genomic sequence to represent the inferred CDS: inserted 2 bases in 1 codon) has translation MAFSCIAVINSNLNLSIRYKYENNIVMDVSTSDGSSPLQYQLYGNGKIGVDVPPGGSQNQLLERQKAHVQQFLATEDALNKAAEAKDLSEKLMKRLYGGTDVPSRSIGIGSTSQNVGSLRQLELDVWAKEREVAGLKASLNTLMSEIQRLNKLCAERKEAEDSLKKKWKKIEEFDARRSELETIYTALLNANKDAALFWGQQPLTAREYAASTIIPACAVVVETSNSAKDLIEKEVSTFCRCPDNSLYMLPSSPQALLEAMGASGSSGQEAIANAEMNAAILTARAGARDPSAIPSICCVSATLQYPAGLEGSDAGLASVLESLEFCLKLRGSEACVLEDLLKAINLVHIRRDLVQSGHALLNHAYCVQQEYERTKNYSXSLAAEQDKTVMEKWLPELKAGVLNAQQSLEACKYVRGLLDEWWEQPASTVVDWVTVDGQNVAAWHNHVKQLLAFYDRGAS, from the exons ATGGCATTTTCTTGTATAGCTGTTATAAATTCAAACTTGAATCTTTCAATCAGGTACAAATATGAAAATAACATAGTGATGGATGTTTCCACTTCTGATGGGAGCTCTCCTCTACAGTATCAACTTTATGGCAATGGAAAGATTGGAGTTGATGTGCCTCCAGGAGGAAGTCAAAATCAGCTTCTTGAGAGACAG AAAGCTCATGTTCAGCAATTTTTGGCTACCGAAGATGCATTAAACAAGGCTGCTGAGGCAAAGGACTTGTCCGAGAAACTTATGAAACGTCTGTATGGTGGCACTGATGTTCCATCACGCTCAATTGGTATTGGAAGCACGTCTCAGAATGTTGGAAGTCTTAGGCAACTTGAG CTTGATGTTTGGGCCAAGGAAAGAGAAGTTGCTGGTTTAAAGGCAAGCCTAAATACCCTGATGTCTGAAATACAACGCCTGAATAAGTTGTGCGCTGAGAGGAAGGAAGCTGAAGATTCTCTGAAAAAAAAGTGGAAAAAGATCGAAGAGTTTGATGCTCGAAGATCAGAACTTGAGACCATATATACAGCATTACTTAACGCAAATAAG GATGCTGCATTGTTTTGGGGTCAGCAACCATTAACTGCTAGGGAGTATGCTGCAAGCACTATAATTCCAGCATGTGCTGTTGTTGTTGAGACTTCAAATAGTGCAAAAGATCTTATTGAGAAGGAAGTGTCTACCTTTTGTCGGTGTCCTGATAATAGCCTCTACATGCTTCCTTCTTCCCCACAG GCACTGCTAGAAGCCATGGGGGCCAGTGGATCATCAGGGCAGGAAGCAATTGCAAATGCAGAAATGAATGCAGCAATTTTAACAGCAAGAGCAGGTGCTCGGGATCCATCAGCGATTCCATCTATATGCTGTGTTTCAGCTACCCTTCAGTATCCAGCTG GCCTGGAGGGTTCAGATGCTGGTCTAGCATCTGTGTTGGAGTCCCTGGAGTTCTGTCTGAAACTTCGTGGCTCTGAAGCTTGTGTGTTGGAAGATTTATTAAAGGCTATTAATCTTGTTCACATTAGAAGGGATCTTGTTCAAAGTGGTCATGCTTTGTTAAACCATGCTTATTGTGTTCAACAGGAATATGAAAG GACAAAAAATTATTC GAGTTTGGCTGCAGAACAAGACAAGACCGTTATGGAGAAATGGTTGCCTGAACTTAAGGCTGGTGTTTTGAATGCTCAGCAGAGCTTGGAAGCTTGTAAATATGTCAGGGGTTTG CTTGATGAATGGTGGGAGCAACCAGCATCGACGGTTGTTGACTGGGTGACAGTGGATGGGCAAAATGTAGCTGCATGGCATAATCACGTTAAGCAGCTTCTTGCATTTTATGATAGAGGAGCATCATGA